In Fibrobacter sp. UWB13, the genomic window AGAGCAATTCGTCCATAGCCTTGCCTTCTTCAGCGGAAAGACCGGCATCGAGAGCGGCAAGTGTCACGGCGCGGTACATCGCACCAGTGTCGAGGTAGGTAATGCCCAATTTTTTTGCAATAATCTTTGCGGTAGTACTCTTGCCTGTGCCAGAGCCCCCATCAAGGGCGATAACAAAATTTTCCGAATTACTCATGAGTGGGGACAAAAATAGAAAATTGCGCCAATAAATCAATAGTAATAATCGTAATAGTCCGGGTTATCGTAGTAATAATAGTAGGCTTCGTTTTTGTTAGAGTTGATGAAGACGACTTCGGAGCCATCGGCATAGACAACCATGCGGGTATAGTTCCCCTCAAAATCGTAATAGCGCGTTCCATGATTGTAACCGACATCGTAATCGCGCGGGTTATAGTAGGAGCAATTATCATCGACGCAAAGGGTAGCATAGCCATCGTGTGTAATCCGCAGGTCAACACTCATGGAAGGTGACATGGAATAGGTATCCGAGCAGTCGTATGGCTGATCAAAAGCATCATAACGGCAGTCCACTTCATAATAATAGTGGAATCGCCTGCTGAAAGAGGAACCACCGTCATCGGGACCAACGCTCCACCCATCGGTGCAGGCAGAAACAGCCAAAGCAGCAAGCCCCAGCCCAGCAACATTCCGAATCAAAGCAAAAAGACTATTCATCACATGCTCCTACAAAAAATCCCCCGACAAGATGTCGAGGGAATATAATCTACAAAAAAGAATCACCCAAAAGAAAAATTACTTGTAGTCACCGTTATAGGACTCAGCAGAAGTACCATCTTCACGAGTGGATTCCGGAGCAAGGAGTTCACCCGTGCTGCCATACTTGCGCTTTTCATCGTCCGTGAGGCGGTTCGTGAGAACTTCAACCTGCTGTTCCTGGTGAGCCGTAGCTTCTTCTTCCTGAAGAATCTTCTGACCTTCTTCGATGCGACGCTTGATGCGGTCATCTTCCATCTGCTTCAGGTTCGTGCCAACCTTAGCCTGTTCTTCGGAAACTTTGTAGCGTTCGTTGGTTTCGTCCATGACAGCCTTGATGCCCACGAGACGACCATCGCTATCGACGCCAAGACCAGCCTTGCGGAGCGTAGAAAGCGGAAGACGGCTTGCTGCAGTCTGGTATTCCGGCAAGAATTCGTAGCCATCCGAGGTGCCAATCTGGCGAGCTTCGTCCGGGGTCACATAGGCAAGAGCATCCTGCCAACGGGAGCTCTGGACACTAGAGGTGAAAGATACGAGGGCATTATCCAAAGCCTCGCCTTCGTCCTTCGGACCGCTGCCTGCGCAGCCCATAAGGAACAAACTAATAGCAGATAAAATAACCAATAATTTTTTCATGGGGTACTCCTCCGAAAAAAATCCTACCAAAATATAAACATAAATATCACAAACATTCAAATAAATGTTCCATTTTTCCTTAAAATGTACCCATTTTTGGCATTTTCCTCAATTTGCCACGTTCTTTTTCTACATTACGTCTACCGTATGAACGAATCTAATTCCCAGTCTGAAGAAATCAAGGCACCCGTAACGGGCGAAAAGTCTGACGTTTACCGTATCCGCACCAAGGATAACAGGGAAATCATCCTTGTCGGTACCGCCCACATTTCGCAAGTATCCAAGGAACTCGTCCACGATACCATCGAAACGGAAAACCCCAATACCGTTTGCGTGGAGCTCGACGAAGGCAGACTCAAGTCCATCCAGGACCCAAACCGCTGGAAGAACACAGACTTGAAAGACGTCATACGCAAAAAGCAGCTCGCGACCCTCATCGCAAACCTCGTGCTTGGATCATACCAAAAGCGCATGGGCGCACAGACAGGCGTAAAGCCCGGTTCCGAACTCAAGGAAGCGGTCGACCTCGCCAACGAGAAAAATATCCCTATCGTCCTTGCTGACCGCGATATCAAGATTACGCTCAAGCGCACCTGGGCTTGCACGCCATGGTACCGCAAGTTTAGCCTCTTGGGCGGACTTTTCGCAAGCATTTTCGACAAGACCGAAATCAGCGAAGAAGAACTCCAGAAGATCAAGGAAAAGGATGCCCTCAACTCCATGATGCAGGAGTTCGGCAAGACGTTCCCCGAAGTGAAGCAAGTACTCATCGATGAACGCGACCAGTTCCTCGCGAGCAAAATCAAGAACGCTCCGGGCGACAAGGTTGTTGCAGTCGTGGGTGCAGGGCACATGCGCGGCATCGCAGGCATTATCGAAGAAGACAAGGAACTCCCGAGCGAGGAATCGATTTCCGTCATCCCGAAGGGAACGGCCATTTGGAAGATTATCGGCTGGTCCATTACACTCGCGATTATCGCAAGCATCGTACTCGTCGGCTATTTCGCAGGCATCGAAAAGGCGGGGCAGCTGAGTTTGCAGTGGGCAATGCTCACAGGCGGTGGCGCTATGCTCGGCGCCATTATCGCCGGCGGTCATCCGCTGACCATACTTGTGGCACTAGTCATGGCTCCGTTTACAGGACTTACCCCGCTCATCGGCGTCGGATTTTTCACGGCACTTACGCAGGTCTACATGCGACCGCCTCGCGTGTCTGAAATGGAAACACTAACAGACGACATTTGGCAGGTCAAGCGCTGGTGGAAGAACCGTGTGACGAGAGTCATCCTCTGCTTCTTGTGCCCAGGCATTCCAGCCATCATCGGCAAAATTCTCGCAATTTTCAAGATTTATCAAGCATTTTAGGACCAACCGCGGGTGGCGGTCTGACGCATAAAGAAAGTCGCGCTGCAGAGGTCGCACCGCAGAGGTCTCGCCGCACTATGTTAATTTATCTTTACTGACAAATAGTCAACGCTAATTTTCGGAACCATAGGTTCCGTTTCTCCTTTTTGGAAATATTTTAATAAGAACAAATAAGGAGTACGCAATGAGTTTGAAGAAAACTTTTTCAGGGATTGCACTTGGTGCAGCCCTTCTTGGCGCAGGTATATCAAGTACCTTTGCTGCAGACGAAACATTAAGATCCCTTGCAGATAAAAACGGCATCTACATCGGAGCGATTCTGAACTCGCAGTGGTTTGGCGGCGGCCTGCCCGGCAATTACGAACAAATCCACAAGCAGCAATTCAACATCGTCGTTGCCGAAAACGAGATGAAATTCGACGCCACCGAACCGCAAGAAGGAAGATTCAATTACAACAATGGCGACAAGATGGTCCGTTACGCACAGCAAAACGGCATGCGCGTCCGTGGCCACGCCCTCGCCTGGCACAGCCAAGTTCCGGGCTGGGTGAACAACTACAAGAACGACAAGCAGAAACTGCTCAAGGTGCTCAAGAATCACATCCAGAATGTGGTCGGGCACTGGAAAGGCAAAGTAGCCGAATGGGACGTGGTGAACGAAGCTATCAGCAACAACGAGCCCCAGTGGCGCACCGGTTCCGTTTGGTACCAGGGCATCGGTCCGGAATTCATCGACTCCGCATTCGTATGGGCTCACGCTGTAGACCCGGATGCAGAACTCTGCTATAACGACTACAATCTCGAACAGGGAGTCAATCCGAAAGCAAAGGCCGGCTTCTTGCTGGAGCAGGTGAAGCGCTGGGTTGCAAACGGCATTCCTATCCATTGCGTGGGTTCCCAGACGCATGTGGAAGACACCACCACCGACAAGCACTTTATCGGTTCGCCGGATAGCCTCCGTTCCCTCGCCAAGGAACTTGCAAAACTCAATGTCAAGCTGAAAATCACCGAACTCGATATCGGATTCAAGAGCGGCATCAATGTCAGTAAGAGCGACCTTGAACGTCAGGGACAAACATTCCGTCAATACCTCGACATCATTCTTGAAGAACCGAATGCGGACACGTATCTGATTTGGGGCGTATCTGATAAATGGAGCTGGCTTGGCGGCCTGAACAGACAAAAAGGACTTATCTACGACGACAATTTGAAACCGAAGCCGGCATTTGACAGCATCTTGGTAAGACTCCAGACTTACGAACCGCCGAAGGATTCTGTCAAGCAGGATTCCGTTGCACAAGACTCCATCAAGAAGGATTCAACAGTCAAGGATTCTACGAAAAAGGACTCCACCGACGCTATCGGAAAAATCACTAGCAGAACGACGATGTCCGCATACGTTGCTGGCCGCACACTGTTCGTAACGGGAACGAGCGCCAAGACCGCAAAGGTCGACTTGTTCGATATGCAAGGACGTCCCGTGTTCAGCACCAAGAGCGAAAATGGAATGGTGGACTTGAAGGATATTGCCGAAGGGCTTTACGTAGTACAGATACGCTCAGGGAGCAACAAGATAGTGCAACGCGTAAACGTAAAATAAAGACAGCTACGAGCTAAACAAGATGCGCGGCGAGATGCTAAAATGCAAATCGAGATGCGCGCCTTAAAAGAAAATTCCGCGACCTTTTTAAGGCCGCGGTTTTATTTTATTCAACGCATCTCACGGAGAACCCGAAATTTTTGGGTTTCATCATGTAGCTGAAGCCCATGGATTTTGAGGAGAGGTACCAGACCGAAGCATCGCCCCCTTCGGTGCTTGAGCTCCAGAAAAACGCGAACTTATTTTCATTGCCGTAAGTGCCATCGTCGAACATATTGCCGGCGGGCATCGCGCTGAACTTGAGCGTATCATTGCCATTAGTTTCGCCGGACCAACCATAATTCGCCTTGATCAAGTAACCGGCATTGAAGTCACCACCGGCAGCTTTCCAAAGACTTTCAAATTCTTCATTCGTCGGCAAATGGAAACCTGCGGGGCATGCCTTTTGCGCGGCTTCCCACGTGTAGAGGCGACCGTAAACCATGCAATTATCTTCATCCTCCCTATAGCAAGTGCTACCGGGCATCGAGTAGTTTAAGTTGTCCGCCATCCACTTGCGACCGTCAATGACGACGGTGCGATATTTCTGTTTATCGCGAGCGTCCTTGATTTCGTTTTTCTTTGCTTTGGGGGCTGCAAGAGATGCGCTAGAGGCGACAAGTACAATGACAAGAGCTGATGATAGATAATTCATATTCATGATTTTAAGGGGGATGCCCGCCTGTCATCCCGGACTTGTTCCGGGACGGGCATGACAAACAAAGAAAGTCGCCCGCGCGGTGGCGGGCATGACAAATTTACTTTTCTACGGCGATGAGCTGGGCTTCGCCCTGACCCGGGAGCGGCTTGAAAATTTTCACGTTCGTCTGCGTAGCCGGGCCACCAAAAGCCTTCATTTCACAAACGAAGAGATAGTTCATGCCTGCGACCACCTGCGAAGAGACGCTGAGCGGTTTCAAGTTAAGGTAAGCGTAATCCTTCGTTGCTTCGGCAAATGCTGCGGAATCGTCAGCCGTAAGCGGGCGCTGTCCAGAATACCCACCCATGAGCATTTCATCGGTCTTGCCCGTTGCGAGGTCTGCAAAGAAACCTTCGACCTCACGAGTTGCAGTTTCAATGCCCTTTTCTGCATTGATTCGCTTGTTAGAAATTCCGTAAGCGAGCGTCACGTTGGCGTTCGGTTCAAGAGTCTTGAGTTCTGCGGCACTCGCCTTGCGACCACCACTGCCGTAAGTGCAGAACGGCACCACGACCTTGCCACTCAAATCATTAGCATCCAAAAACGAGTAAATCGGCGGAGTGAACGTTCCAAACATAATCGGGTAACCGATGAACACCGTATCGTACTTTGCCACATCGAGTTTTGCATTCACGAGAGCGGGCCACTGTTTAGATTCACGTTCTGCACGGACGGCAGCAATCGTGCTATCGTAAGTGGACGGGTACGGTTTTGCAAGCGTCAGTTCAAATTCATCGGCATTGCGAGCGCTCTTGAAAATTTGCGCCAGCTTTTTTGTGGCACCCGTCTGCGAATAATAAACCACCACCGACTTTGCAGATTTTACCGCAGGTGCATTTTGCACTTCAGACTGAGCCGTTTTAGATTCAGCCTTGGGCTGTTCTTCATTGCAACCGGCAAACATAGCCGAAACAGCAACAACAGATGCCATTGCAAGTGATAATTTAAACTTACGGGACATAGGTACCTCCAATAAAAACCTTACACACAAAAGGTAACCATTTTAATGGGCAAGAAAAATTTTCACATCCATTTTTGATTATTTTTTCGTCGGTGTACTGGGTCAGAAAGAGGATCCAACGATGAATAAACATCGTATTTCAAAATTTATACTCAGTGCCGCAATTATAGGCGCAGGCTTTGTAAACGCCAATGCCGCTGACGAAACCATTCGTGAGCTCGCCAAGGAGCGCGGCCGCTTTATCGGCACCATTTTGAACAGCGAATGGTTCAACGACGATATCGAACCTGAATTCGAAGAAATCCACAAGACACAATTCAACGTGGTCGTTGCCGAAAACGAAATGAAGTTCGACGCCACCGAACCCAAAGAAGACGAATTCAACTTCGAAAAGGGCGACAAGATGGTCAAATACGCACAAGCCAACGGGCTCCGCGTTCGCGGACACGCTCTCGCCTGGCACAGCCAAGTCGCCAACTGGGTGAACAACTACAGCGGACAAAAAGAAAAGCTACTCGCCGTCCTCAAAAACCATATCACCAAAGTCGTCGGCCACTGGAAAGGTCAAATCGCCGAATGGGACGTAGTGAACGAAGCCGTCAATGACGATTACAATGCCGACTGGCGTTCCACAAACTCTGCATGGTACGAAGGCATCGGCGCAGAATTCCTGGACTCCGCATTTGTCTGGGCACACGAAGCCGACCCGGATGCAGAACTCTGCTACAACGACTATTCCATCGAATGGGGCCTCCGCGAAGGTTCCAAGGCAAGCTTTGTCGTAGAACAGGTCAAGCGCTGGAAAGCAAACAACATTCCTATCACTTGCGTAGGCACACAAACCCACATCGAAATTGCACACGAAACAACTCCGCAAAACGTGCGCGCCCTTGCCAAAGCACTTGCAGATCTCGGCGTGACGTTGAACATTACCGAGCTCGACATTGGATTCCCGAAGGGTTCAGCAGGCAAGCTCACCGAAGCAGACTACGCCAAACAAGGGCACTTGTACCGCCAATTCATGGACGTATTCCTCGAAGAGCCGAACATGGGCGAATTCGTGATTTGGGGATTGACCGATGCACACAGCTGGCTCGACGAACAGCAGGGCAAGACCGAAGGACTTCTTTACGACAAGCAATACAAACCGAAGCCCGCATACGATAGCGTCATGGCAAGCCTTAAGGCACACCCTGCTTCTGAAGTTAAAACTCCGTACCCGGAATCTGTTCTCAATCCGCCTAAAGATTGCGGAACGGAAAATTGCGGTGATTCCATAATTGCAATCAAGCCGAACGTTTTCGCGAACAACATTTTCATACACCTTGCCGGACGCACATTGTTCATAACAGGTTTGGCTTCGAAGACTGCTGCGAGGGTCGACATATTCGACATGCAGGGTCACCTCGTATTCAGAGCAAAGAATGTTAAAGGAAACATTGAGCTTTCTTCAATTCCTGAAGGATTATACGTTGTTCAAATTCGCCAAGGCGTAACAAGATTCACCAAACGAATCGCCATTAAGTAATGGAGATTCCCGTCAAACGAAGACAGGCGACGGGGATAACAACTCTGAAAAAGTCGCGGCACAACATCGCGGCTTTTTTCGTACACAAAAAAGATTTTTCGTTAATGTGACCTAGTCACAGTCTAAAGCCTTGTGATTATCTAAAATATAGGTGTAAAGAAGGGAAACACCCTCAAAAAGAGTTTAAGATAAAACAAAAACAAAAAAGAAAAAAGGACAGGTAAAACAATGGCTGAATTAAAAATCACTAGAGAAAACTTTGAACAAGAAGTCCTTAAATCCGACAAGCCCGTTCTGATTGATTTCTGGGCACCATGGTGCGGTCCGTGCCGTATGCTCTCGCCCACCATCTCGGAAATCGCCGAGGAGTACAAGGACAAAGTCAAAGTCTGCAAGGTCAACGTCGATGAAGAGGGTGATCTCGCCGCCATGTTCCGCGTGTCTAGCATCCCGCTGCTCGTGGTCATGAAAGACGGCAAAGTCACAAACTCCGCAGTTGGCGTCCGCCCAAAAGATCAAATCGTCAAAATGATATAGTTCAATCCAACCAAGCCCGCCACCATCTGTATGGCCTGTACTGAGCAAGCCGAAGTAAGCAGAGTCCGAGTGCGCGGGCATTTTCTTTAAAAGCATTTTTTATATATTCCCTCTAGAGGGAGCGCTTTATGGTCGAACCGATTAGTCAAATTGTCAAGAAAATTCCGTTTTGGGGAAATCTTTCGCTTGAAGAAAAAGCGTTAGTTTCGCAACGCGCGATGATCAAGCACTTTAATAAAGACCAGATTGTCAGCAGCAACAGTTCCGCTTGCCTCGGGATTATCCTCATTTTGAGCGGAGGCATCCGCGTGAGCCTTATCTCGGATGAAGGTCGCGAAGTCACACTGTACCGTGCGCACGCGAACGAATTTTGTATTTCGACAGCCTCATGCGTGATCCACCAGTTGACATTCGAAACAATCGTCACCGCTGAAGATGACACAACCGTACTCGTCATCCCCTCCTCCGTTTGCGCCAAGTTGATGGATTCGAACATTCACGTGCGTTCATTCGTTTTTGAACGTGAAACGGAACGCTATTCACAGACAATTTGGGCGATTCAGCAGATGCTATTCAAGCGTTTCGACCAACGCCTCGCCAATTACTTGATTAATTCATACGAAAGTGGCGACAAGCCCGAAGTCAAAAAGACACAAGAAGAAATCGCGCGAGACGTGAATTCCGCCCGAGAAGTGGTCGCCCGCATGCTCAAGGAATTCGCCGCCAAAGGGCTTGTTGAAATCAAGCGCGGCGCAATCGTGCTCCGCAATATCGAAGGCTTGAAAAAGCTGCTATAGAATCGCAAAATTTCATAGCAAAAAGGCTGCGATTTCTCGCAGCCATTTTTGTACCTATTTATTCAAAATATTGACTTACTTGTACATGTAAATCTTGCCATTGGGGAACTTGAATTCCTTCATTCCAGCGGTATTCACCTGACTTACGGACTTCACATCGCCACCGTAGAAAATCGTGCTGCCATGGTATTCCGGCTTGAACGCCGCACTTTCTGTACCGTAGTAATTATCGCTTGTGAAGCTGACAGACGCACAATTCGGGGTGTCGGTCGAGTAGTCACCGAATGCGAGGAGCACGCCGCCCGTAATTTCAAAGCCTGTGTCCGTATCGATGAGGCCGCCCGCCATATTGGAGGGGCATCCATTGCCACCACCCTGTTGACCACCCATACCCGGGAAACCGCCACCCATGTTCCAGCCGCCCCCGCCAGGGAAACCGCCGCCCATACCGCCATTTTCATAGCTTTGGCCGGTAATTTCGAGAATCAACACACCACCCGTCATCTTTGCAGAACCATTGGCGTCAAGCACGTCAATCATGTTGCCCTTTGATGCGATGTAGTGGTGACCGCCACTAATCACAGCATGACCGCTCGATTCGCTGAACATGGAATAACCACCGGCATTTTCCTTGGCGCCACCCGCAGCGTTCCAGCCATCATTTGTGGCAAATGTAGCCGTGACGCCACCTTCTGCAAAAATTTTGTAGGCTTCCAAGCCTTCGTAAGCTGTAACGACGTTAATCGTAGAACCGCTCAAATGCAAAACGGAGTCCGCGTGGATACCATCGTCCTTCGTGGAAATGGTCACGTCTCCCGCGTTCATGAAGACTTTGTATTTTGTATGCAGTGCATCGTCATCGGCAGTCACATTGATGTTACCGCCGTTCACATAGATGAACTTTTCAGCCACCAAGCCCTTGCCTGTAGAAGTCACCTTAACCGTTGACGGCTCCGTAGAATCGCTCACCATGACATAATGTGCAGCCTGGATGCCATCATCACCCGCTTTAATGGTGATGTTACCGCCACGAATATCGACAATGCCCTTACCGTCGATAAAGGATTTGCACTTGCCATCAGTACCTTCTTCGCATTCGTCACTTTCAAGGGCATCGCCCTTCTTGGCCGTGAGATTCAGCGTACCGCCAGAAATCTGGAGGCTGCCCTTGCCCTTGATGGCGTTTTCTTCGGCTTCCACGGTGATGTTGCCGTTCTTGATTTTAAGATCGTTACTGCACTGGATACCGTTTTTGAACTTGCCCT contains:
- a CDS encoding TraB/GumN family protein — protein: MNESNSQSEEIKAPVTGEKSDVYRIRTKDNREIILVGTAHISQVSKELVHDTIETENPNTVCVELDEGRLKSIQDPNRWKNTDLKDVIRKKQLATLIANLVLGSYQKRMGAQTGVKPGSELKEAVDLANEKNIPIVLADRDIKITLKRTWACTPWYRKFSLLGGLFASIFDKTEISEEELQKIKEKDALNSMMQEFGKTFPEVKQVLIDERDQFLASKIKNAPGDKVVAVVGAGHMRGIAGIIEEDKELPSEESISVIPKGTAIWKIIGWSITLAIIASIVLVGYFAGIEKAGQLSLQWAMLTGGGAMLGAIIAGGHPLTILVALVMAPFTGLTPLIGVGFFTALTQVYMRPPRVSEMETLTDDIWQVKRWWKNRVTRVILCFLCPGIPAIIGKILAIFKIYQAF
- a CDS encoding endo-1,4-beta-xylanase, which translates into the protein MSLKKTFSGIALGAALLGAGISSTFAADETLRSLADKNGIYIGAILNSQWFGGGLPGNYEQIHKQQFNIVVAENEMKFDATEPQEGRFNYNNGDKMVRYAQQNGMRVRGHALAWHSQVPGWVNNYKNDKQKLLKVLKNHIQNVVGHWKGKVAEWDVVNEAISNNEPQWRTGSVWYQGIGPEFIDSAFVWAHAVDPDAELCYNDYNLEQGVNPKAKAGFLLEQVKRWVANGIPIHCVGSQTHVEDTTTDKHFIGSPDSLRSLAKELAKLNVKLKITELDIGFKSGINVSKSDLERQGQTFRQYLDIILEEPNADTYLIWGVSDKWSWLGGLNRQKGLIYDDNLKPKPAFDSILVRLQTYEPPKDSVKQDSVAQDSIKKDSTVKDSTKKDSTDAIGKITSRTTMSAYVAGRTLFVTGTSAKTAKVDLFDMQGRPVFSTKSENGMVDLKDIAEGLYVVQIRSGSNKIVQRVNVK
- a CDS encoding fibrobacter succinogenes major paralogous domain-containing protein; protein product: MNMNYLSSALVIVLVASSASLAAPKAKKNEIKDARDKQKYRTVVIDGRKWMADNLNYSMPGSTCYREDEDNCMVYGRLYTWEAAQKACPAGFHLPTNEEFESLWKAAGGDFNAGYLIKANYGWSGETNGNDTLKFSAMPAGNMFDDGTYGNENKFAFFWSSSTEGGDASVWYLSSKSMGFSYMMKPKNFGFSVRCVE
- a CDS encoding flavodoxin, giving the protein MSRKFKLSLAMASVVAVSAMFAGCNEEQPKAESKTAQSEVQNAPAVKSAKSVVVYYSQTGATKKLAQIFKSARNADEFELTLAKPYPSTYDSTIAAVRAERESKQWPALVNAKLDVAKYDTVFIGYPIMFGTFTPPIYSFLDANDLSGKVVVPFCTYGSGGRKASAAELKTLEPNANVTLAYGISNKRINAEKGIETATREVEGFFADLATGKTDEMLMGGYSGQRPLTADDSAAFAEATKDYAYLNLKPLSVSSQVVAGMNYLFVCEMKAFGGPATQTNVKIFKPLPGQGEAQLIAVEK
- a CDS encoding endo-1,4-beta-xylanase, translated to MNKHRISKFILSAAIIGAGFVNANAADETIRELAKERGRFIGTILNSEWFNDDIEPEFEEIHKTQFNVVVAENEMKFDATEPKEDEFNFEKGDKMVKYAQANGLRVRGHALAWHSQVANWVNNYSGQKEKLLAVLKNHITKVVGHWKGQIAEWDVVNEAVNDDYNADWRSTNSAWYEGIGAEFLDSAFVWAHEADPDAELCYNDYSIEWGLREGSKASFVVEQVKRWKANNIPITCVGTQTHIEIAHETTPQNVRALAKALADLGVTLNITELDIGFPKGSAGKLTEADYAKQGHLYRQFMDVFLEEPNMGEFVIWGLTDAHSWLDEQQGKTEGLLYDKQYKPKPAYDSVMASLKAHPASEVKTPYPESVLNPPKDCGTENCGDSIIAIKPNVFANNIFIHLAGRTLFITGLASKTAARVDIFDMQGHLVFRAKNVKGNIELSSIPEGLYVVQIRQGVTRFTKRIAIK
- a CDS encoding Crp/Fnr family transcriptional regulator; protein product: MVEPISQIVKKIPFWGNLSLEEKALVSQRAMIKHFNKDQIVSSNSSACLGIILILSGGIRVSLISDEGREVTLYRAHANEFCISTASCVIHQLTFETIVTAEDDTTVLVIPSSVCAKLMDSNIHVRSFVFERETERYSQTIWAIQQMLFKRFDQRLANYLINSYESGDKPEVKKTQEEIARDVNSAREVVARMLKEFAAKGLVEIKRGAIVLRNIEGLKKLL
- a CDS encoding carbohydrate-binding domain-containing protein, producing the protein MMLKKLPVIAASAALSFWACGEDSSIVNPDSGAYLPAATSSSSGAFGIESSSGILDIDVEIWSSSNGAFPGNVVSSSSNALPGNVVSSSSVVPNVGASSSSNVVPVVSSSSNNAIPGSSESGDNENDNEDARTLDGTQILLKLAGTSATVENNNGCVEIADKSATITCPGAYYVTGESSDFQVVVNTPGAENEGNTGIYLHNATIKSSNAPILVKNADKTVLHLVKGTTNVVEDGNGNHLFVKVNGAQDTAKAAIYSRDDLNIKGAGTLTVKGKFKNGIQCSNDLKIKNGNITVEAEENAIKGKGSLQISGGTLNLTAKKGDALESDECEEGTDGKCKSFIDGKGIVDIRGGNITIKAGDDGIQAAHYVMVSDSTEPSTVKVTSTGKGLVAEKFIYVNGGNINVTADDDALHTKYKVFMNAGDVTISTKDDGIHADSVLHLSGSTINVVTAYEGLEAYKIFAEGGVTATFATNDGWNAAGGAKENAGGYSMFSESSGHAVISGGHHYIASKGNMIDVLDANGSAKMTGGVLILEITGQSYENGGMGGGFPGGGGWNMGGGFPGMGGQQGGGNGCPSNMAGGLIDTDTGFEITGGVLLAFGDYSTDTPNCASVSFTSDNYYGTESAAFKPEYHGSTIFYGGDVKSVSQVNTAGMKEFKFPNGKIYMYK